Part of the Tidjanibacter massiliensis genome is shown below.
CGCCTCGTCGTGCAGGGCAAGAATGCTCACCGCCACGAGGGCGGCGTTCTTCGCGCCGTTGATGGCAACGGTCGCCACCGGCACGCCGGCAGGCATCTGCACAATGGAGAGCAGGGAATCGAGCCCGTTCAACGCCTTCGATTTCACCGGCACTCCCACTACCGGGAGCGTCGTCATCGAAGCGACCATGCCGGGCAGGTGCGCCGCGCCTCCGGCACCGGCGATGATGACCTCTATGCCGCGGGATTTGGCCGTCTTGGCATACTCGGCCAGCAGGTCGGGCGTGCGATGCGCCGACACAATCCGCTTTTCATACGCTACGCCGAACGTTTCGAGCGTCTCGGCGGCCGCCGACATCACCTCCCAGTCGCTCACCGACCCCATGATGACTCCTACCTTTACCATATTTCTTTCATTCTAAAATAATCCGCTCTAACGACAAACCGCTACAACACGACCATGTCATAGCGGCTTATTCCACCCCGGGGTCTGCGGCCATTCTCCGCAAGGGTTCCGTCACCCTCTCCGCCCCCGCATCCGAACTTTCCGGCCGGAAAAAACAGAGACACGACCCTTGTCGTACAAATACCAAAAGAGTCTTTACGGGCATAAATAAAATCACCGGAACCTTTGCGGCCGCCCCCGCGGCCAAACCATTCGTTCTTTAAAGGCGTAAAGATAATATATATTTACGGAAAATACAATGCCGCGCCCTTTTTTCGCGTCGTAACCTCCCGCAGCGGACCGCCGGAGCCGTTGCCGCACCGCCCGAATCGGCATCATGGCATCGGAACGGCCCCGTGCAGTACGGACAGAAGGCGGCACGCCTTCCCCATACATGCGTTACGGCAGGGGAAAATTCCCCTGCCGTAACGCAACCACCGCTTTCCTTAGCCGCCGACGCACGGGCTGCCGGCGGCGACGGTCACTTCCAGATGACGTTCACATACGAATCGCAGACAAGGCCGGAGGCATCCAGGTCCGGGTTGTTCCGCAGGTCGAGCGTCGTAATGTTGTTCTTCCCGCAGTCGAGGTACTCGAGATAGGTATTGTGCGATACGTCCAGCGAGACGAGCGCATTGGTATTGCAGACGAGCGTCGTAAGCCGCACCGCATCGCTCAGGTCGAGCGACGGAAGGCGGTTCTGGCTGCAGTTCAGGAAGTCGAGAACGGCAAGGCCGTCGGTCCGGAGCTCTGCAAGTTCATTGCCGTAGCACATCAGCGATTCGAGTGCCGTACAGCCCGAAACGTCCAGCAAGGTCAATGCGTTCTGTTCGCAGCGCACGGAGACCAGGAGAGGATTGTCCGAAAGGTCGAGCTCCGCAATACGGTTCTTGGCACAATCCACGCGTTCGAGTTTTTTACACCGACTCAGGTCGAGTGCGGCGATGGTCTCGTTGTACCCGCAGTCGAGGTCGCGCAGCTCCGTCGCACGGGAAACATCGAGCGACGCCAGGCTGTTGAAACGGCAGGAGAGGTCGGTCAGAGCGGTACAGTTCGATATTTCGAGAAGGGTCAGGCCGTTGTCGCTACAGTACAGGTCGGTCAGTTTCGGATTGGCCGACAGGTCGAGCGAGGTCAGCTTGCAATTCGCACAATAGAGTTTCGTCAGCTCCGGATTATCGCCGAGGTCGAGCGCAGTCAGGGGATTGCTCATACACGACAGCTCCTCCAACCGGCCGTTCGCCCCGAGGTCGAGGCTCCGCAGCATGTTGTCGTCGCAGTCGAGGTCTCTCAAGGCTGGGAGGCCTGAGACATCCAGGTCGGTCAGCAGATTGCCGGAACAGTCGAGCATCTCCAACATCTCCAGTTCCCCGTCTCCCAAGACGAGGGCGGTCAGTCTATTGCCGCTGCACTCCACATTGAACAGTTTCGGATTGCCGCTGATGTCAAGCTCCGTTATCTGGTTGTCCCGACAGCGGATAACGGCCAGATTCGGGAAATTTTCGATGCCCTTCAACGAAGTGATGTTCCGGCCGGACAAATCGTCCATATAGGAGACATCGACCGCCTCGCGCCGGGAGACCTTACCGTCGCCGTTCTTATCGAATTTGGCGACGAGATACGCGGCGAAAACCGCATCCGGCACCTCGAAGAACTCGTCGGCCTCATAGGTGGTGAACATCTCCTCCGCCCCATAATAGAGGCGCTCTCCGTCCACTGCGTGCGGAAGCACCACGTAAGGACGAATGTAGTAGTCGGTGGCCGGCTGCAACCCTTCAATCCGCACCTCCAGGGTCCCTTCGACCGAACCGTCGTCGGTCATCGCGTCATCCACCGTAGGCTCCGGCTCCGTCGCCCAGCACAGCCCGCGGCGAACGATATGCTCCTCGTACACTCCGTAAATGACATCCGCATAGGTATCCTCTTTCCCGATGGGCATGATAATCTGCATGTCGGGCACGTAAACGCCCTCCGTACGGAAATCCGCTTCGCCGTCGGAAAAATAGGTATAGCCGTCGTCCGTCCGGACGAACCCCCTGAGATAATAGTGCGTCGACTCACTGAGGCCGGTCACGGTCGCCCGGTAAAGGTCGTTCCCGGCATCGTACGTACAAAGCCGGAACTCCCCGTTTTCGGTGCTGGGCGAACCGTCGGTATTCCAGCACACGCCGACCTCCTTGATGCGGGGGCCCCATGCCCTGCACACCACCTCAACGGACTGGTCGTACACCGTGAGACCCTCGACCGTTACTTTGGGCCGCTCGCGGTCGGTCGTAAACTGCACCTCGCCGCCGAACGTCGTCTTACCGTTCCCGCCGCGCGCATAGCTACGTGCGTAATATTCGGTCTGGGGAGCAAGCCCGTCAATTTCGACCGCCATCCCCGGACCGGACAGGGCAATGGTCTGTTCGGTTCCCGGCGCAGGGTGTTCCGCCCAGCAGATGCCGACCTCGGCCTCTGTCGTTTCATCATAATATCCCACCTCGACATAGGCCATCACATCGGTCACGGCCACCACCCTTATCTCCGGCGGCGTCACGGTACTTCCCCCGTCCCCGCCGAACAGCTCGCCTATCTTCTCGCATGCGGTCAGCAGCAACGGCAGCAGAAACAGCGGCATTACGCTTTTCATCTTCTTCATACGCTTCGTCTTTTTACACGATTCCGTGCCGCAAAATTATCGTTTTCTTCCCCGTCGGTCAATATTATTATAAAAAATCGGACGGCAACGGGAAAAATGCACGGCCACCGGCAGACGAAAGCCGTCCGGGAAACGCACGTTTCCCGGACGGCCGAATCGTATCGCAAAGAACCGAAAGGTTACTTTCTGACAAGTGTTTCGCAGTAAGCGCAACGGTATGCACCCTCTTCGCCCTCGACGGGACGCATGAGCTGGGGCACGTTCTCCGAGTTGCAGATGCAGCGCTTATTGGGGCACTTCACACCTGCGGGATTCTCCTCCACGCCGACCAGCTGCGGATTCTCCATGCGTTTGTTCTCCCACTCGAACAGTTTGCAGATAAGGGCCATACGCATGAACTTACCGTTCTCTACCTCACGGAAATAAGCCGCACGCGGGTCCTTATCCACCTCCACGGCGATTTCGTTCACGCGGGGCAGCGGGTGCAGTACGGCCATGTTCTTCTTGGCGAGCTTCATCTTCTCCGCATCGAGGATATAGGTATCCTTCAGCGCCTCGTACACGGCCGGGTCGTCGAAACGCTCCCGCTGCACGCGCGTCATGTAGAGGATGTCGAGCTCCGGCATCACGCTCTCCATATCCCGCACCTCGGTGTAGGGAATACCCGCCTCGCGCAGCTCCTCGAGCACGTGCTCCGGCATCCTCAGCTCGTCGGGCGAAATCATCACGAAACGGATGTTGTCGTAACGCATCATCGCCTTGGTGAGCGAATGTACCGTACGGCCGAATTTCAGGTCGCCGCACATACCGATGACGAGGTTGTCCAGCCGGCGCATTTCGCGCTTGATGGTGAGCAGGTCGGCAAGCGTCTGCGTCGGATGGCAGTGCGAACCGTCGCCGCCGTTGATAATCGGTATGTCGGTCACGCGCGACGCCACGAGCGGAGCGCCGTCTTTGGGGTGACGCATGGCGATGATGTCGGCGAATTTATTGATGGTCATTATGGTGTCGGCAAGCGACTCGCCTTTCGTTACCGAAGAGGTGCTTGCATCCGAGAATCCGAGAACATTACCGCCGAGTTCGAGCATCGCGGCCTCGAAGCTGAGGCGGGTGCGCGTACTGGGTTCGTAGAAGAGAGTGGCCAGCGTCTTGTTCTTGCATCTTTCAGTGTAAGCCGGACGGTCTGCGATGATGTCGAGCGCGAGATCAATAATCTCCTGCAGTTCCTGCATGCTCAGGTCGGTGATGTCGATAAGGTGATGCATAATAAACCTGTTTTATAAATTATGGTAACTGATGTTCTTCTTTCCATTCCGCCTGTGCGCCGGCGGCCTGCGGCGGCACCTTGCCGCACCGAAAGGACTACCGAATCGTCCCAATCCACGACTCGTCGCGCGGATTCGCACGGAAGGCCATCAGGCGTTCGATATCTTCCGGACGTATATATCCCTGCTCGGCAGCTACCTCGACAAGGGTATCGAAGTTCGAGAGGCTGTGGTTACGCACCTCCGCTTCGCGCAGATGGTCGAGACCGGTCTGCATGCCGTACGTGAATATGCTCGCTATGCCCAGCACTTCGGCTCCCGCTTCGCGGAGCGCCTTCACCACCTCGATGCAACTGTCGCCCGTAGAGATAAGGTCTTCTATAACAACCGCTTTCTGTCCTCTCTCCAGCCGGCCTTCGATGCGGTTCGTCCGGCCATGGTCCTTGGCGCTGCTGCGCACGTACCCCATCGGCAGGTCGAGCAGGGTGGCCGTAATGGCCGCATGGGCAATGCCGGCGGTACTCGTTCCCATCAACACTTCGCATTCGGGATAGAGTTCCTTCACCACACGGGCAAGGCCCGCCTCGATGTGGTCGCGCACCCGCGGTGCAGTCAGTGTCAGGCGGTTGTCGCAGTAAATCGGACTCTTTATCCCGCTCGCCCACGTAAAGGGCTCCCCGGGCCTGAGGAATACCGCCCCTATCGAAAGAAGGTCCTTCGCAATCTGTCTTTCGAGTTCTTTCAGTTCACCGGCCATGCCGCAGCAGCACCCGGCAGCATCAGCGGGTTTCCGGTCCATTTCCAAAGCCAAATCCATTTTTATGTCGGTTTAATTATTTAAAGTCAGGGTTATCTTCCGGCTGCCTACTGCATCATGAACTCCTTCACGCACCGGCGGTATGCCCCCACCGGGTCGGCAGCCTCCGTGATGGGACGCCCCACCACGATGTAGTCGGTGCCTATCTCCGCCGCACGGGCCGGGGTGGTCACCCGTACCTGGTCCCCCTTCGCACCGTCGGCAAAACGGACACCGGGCGTTACGGTCACAAAATCCGTCCCGCACGCCTCCTTCACCATGCCGGCTTCGAGCGGCGAGCAGACCACGCCGTCGAGCCCCGCCTCCTTCGTATTGCGGGCATACTGCACGATGGTATCGTTTATCGGAGCCTGGATAAGCAGCTCGCGCTGCATGCGCTCCTCGCTGGTGGAGGTGAGCTGCGTCACGGCGATGAGCAGCGGCCGCGTACCGTCCGGACGGGTAAGTCCCTCCAGCGCGGCACGCATCATCTCTATCGTACCGGCAGCATGCACGTTGGTCATGTCCACGTCCAGCCGTGCGAGCACCGACATCGCCTTCTTCACCGTATTGGGAATATCGTGCAGCTTGAGGTCGAGGAATATCCTGTGACCGCGCCGCTTTATCTCCTTCACTATCGAGGGGCCCTCCGCATAGAAGAGCTCCATGCCTATCTTCAGAAAAGGTTTCTCCTGGGTGAACAGGTCGAGAAACCGGAAAGTCTCTTTCGCGCCCGGAAAGTCGCACGCGATAATCACGTCTTTTGCCATTGTATTTATCTGTACTTTACTCAAAATTATCATCCGTTCCACTGCCGGGGACTCCCCCGTCGGCTCCCGCCTCCGGCAGCCGTTTCCCGCACACGCTGTCAGGCCACCCCGATGATGTCCCGCAGGCGGGCGATTCCCAACCGCTCCATCTCGGCCGGAAGCGCCTCGATGATTTCCTTGCAGGCATACGGATTGCGCAGATTCTCGGCTCCCACCTGCACCGCCGTGGCTCCGGCCATCATCATCTCGATGACGTCGCGGGCCGTCGCCACCCCGCCGCACCCCATGACCGGAATCCGGCACGCTTTGGCCACCTGATAAACCATGCGCAGCGCTACCGGGAAGATGGCCGGCCCCGAAAAACCGCCCATGGTATTGGCGATGACGGGCCTGCGCGTACGCAGGTCGATACGCATGCCCAGCAGCGTATTGATGAGCGTCAGCCCGTCCGCTCCACCCTCCTCGCACGCCTTGGCGATGGACACGATATCGGTCACGTTGGGACTCAGTTTCATATATACGGGCTTTGTCGTGACGGCCTTCACGGCCCTGGTCACTTCATAGGCGCTTTCGGGTACCGTGCCGAAACTCATCCCGCCGTGCTTTACGTTCGGGCAACTGATGTTCACCTCAATGATACCCACCTGCTCCTGCGCATCGATTTTCTCGCAGCAGTAGGCGTAATCCTCCACCGAAAACCCGCTGATATTGGCCACCACCGGTTTGTGGAATATCTTCGCGATATGCGGCAGCTCCTCCGCTATCACAGTCTCGACGCCGGGATTCTGAAGCCCGACGGCATTTATCATTCCCTCGCGGCACTCCGCGATGCGGGGCGTCGGATTCCCGAAACGCGCCTCCCGCGTCGTCCCCTTGAAAGAGAACGAACCGAGTATGTCCAGGTCGTAAAACTCGGCGAATTCCGCACCGAAACCGAACGTGCCGCTCGCGGGTATCACCGGATTGTCGAGCCGGAGTCCGCTGAGCTCCACCGACATATCCGGGCGGCACGCCGTATCCATTCCTTCCATCTTCATCGTTCCTCCCATATGATTTCGTCCGTCGTCAGCACCGGGCCCTCCTTGCAGATACGCTTGTTGCCGTTACGCGTATGGCAGGTGCATCCCATGCAGCCGCCGAAACCGCATCCCATCCGCTCCTCGAAGCTGAACTGCCCCGGCACCCGAATGGCCCCCGACAGCGCACGGAGCATCGGCATGGGGCCGCAGGCATACACGTAATCATAATCCGTACATCCGTCCGCAAGCACATCGGTGACGAAGCCTCGCATGCCGCGCGAACCGTCCGCCGTAGCGACCGTCACATCGACGCCGAGCGCCTCGAACTCCTCGGCATAGAAGACTTCCGAAGCCGTATTGAAACCGAGCACCACCGACACCCGACGTCCTTCGGCCAACAGCCTCTTGGCCAGGTTGTAGAGCGGAGGCACCCCCACGCCGCCGCCCACCAGCAGCGGCCGTTCGGTTTTCACGGCGGTCGAGAAACCGTTTCCCAGTCCGGTCAGCATATCGAGCTCCCCGCCCGCCGCCATACCGGCCATCTGCGCGGTACCTTCGCCGATTACCTTATAAATAAGCGTTATCGTATGCCCGTCGTAATCGCACACCGAAATGGGTCTGCGGAGAAACCGGCCCGGCAGCTCGATGTTCACGAACTGCCCCGGCGCCGTCAGGTACTGCGTATCGCCCTCTACCACCATCCGGTAAACCGTCTCCGTCAGCGGCTCGTTTGAACGTATCCTGTATGTCGCACGTTTATACATCGTCTTTCCCTTCTGAAATAAATCCGTTCTTTACGCCGCCCAATCATGCGCCGACAATGCCGCAGCCGCCCAAGGATGCGTCGCGGTAAACCTCGCGCCCGTCCACGAGCGTCATCACGTTCCGGCCCTGCACTTCCCAGCCCTCGAACGGCGTCGCATGTCCCTTGGAAAGGAAATCGGCGCTCTCTATCCGGTACCGCGCCCCGA
Proteins encoded:
- the purE gene encoding 5-(carboxyamino)imidazole ribonucleotide mutase, with amino-acid sequence MVKVGVIMGSVSDWEVMSAAAETLETFGVAYEKRIVSAHRTPDLLAEYAKTAKSRGIEVIIAGAGGAAHLPGMVASMTTLPVVGVPVKSKALNGLDSLLSIVQMPAGVPVATVAINGAKNAALVAVSILALHDEALALALEDFRRRQTETVLMTELQ
- a CDS encoding leucine-rich repeat domain-containing protein, with protein sequence MKKMKSVMPLFLLPLLLTACEKIGELFGGDGGSTVTPPEIRVVAVTDVMAYVEVGYYDETTEAEVGICWAEHPAPGTEQTIALSGPGMAVEIDGLAPQTEYYARSYARGGNGKTTFGGEVQFTTDRERPKVTVEGLTVYDQSVEVVCRAWGPRIKEVGVCWNTDGSPSTENGEFRLCTYDAGNDLYRATVTGLSESTHYYLRGFVRTDDGYTYFSDGEADFRTEGVYVPDMQIIMPIGKEDTYADVIYGVYEEHIVRRGLCWATEPEPTVDDAMTDDGSVEGTLEVRIEGLQPATDYYIRPYVVLPHAVDGERLYYGAEEMFTTYEADEFFEVPDAVFAAYLVAKFDKNGDGKVSRREAVDVSYMDDLSGRNITSLKGIENFPNLAVIRCRDNQITELDISGNPKLFNVECSGNRLTALVLGDGELEMLEMLDCSGNLLTDLDVSGLPALRDLDCDDNMLRSLDLGANGRLEELSCMSNPLTALDLGDNPELTKLYCANCKLTSLDLSANPKLTDLYCSDNGLTLLEISNCTALTDLSCRFNSLASLDVSRATELRDLDCGYNETIAALDLSRCKKLERVDCAKNRIAELDLSDNPLLVSVRCEQNALTLLDVSGCTALESLMCYGNELAELRTDGLAVLDFLNCSQNRLPSLDLSDAVRLTTLVCNTNALVSLDVSHNTYLEYLDCGKNNITTLDLRNNPDLDASGLVCDSYVNVIWK
- the pyrB gene encoding aspartate carbamoyltransferase — its product is MHHLIDITDLSMQELQEIIDLALDIIADRPAYTERCKNKTLATLFYEPSTRTRLSFEAAMLELGGNVLGFSDASTSSVTKGESLADTIMTINKFADIIAMRHPKDGAPLVASRVTDIPIINGGDGSHCHPTQTLADLLTIKREMRRLDNLVIGMCGDLKFGRTVHSLTKAMMRYDNIRFVMISPDELRMPEHVLEELREAGIPYTEVRDMESVMPELDILYMTRVQRERFDDPAVYEALKDTYILDAEKMKLAKKNMAVLHPLPRVNEIAVEVDKDPRAAYFREVENGKFMRMALICKLFEWENKRMENPQLVGVEENPAGVKCPNKRCICNSENVPQLMRPVEGEEGAYRCAYCETLVRK
- the pyrE gene encoding orotate phosphoribosyltransferase translates to MAGELKELERQIAKDLLSIGAVFLRPGEPFTWASGIKSPIYCDNRLTLTAPRVRDHIEAGLARVVKELYPECEVLMGTSTAGIAHAAITATLLDLPMGYVRSSAKDHGRTNRIEGRLERGQKAVVIEDLISTGDSCIEVVKALREAGAEVLGIASIFTYGMQTGLDHLREAEVRNHSLSNFDTLVEVAAEQGYIRPEDIERLMAFRANPRDESWIGTIR
- the pyrF gene encoding orotidine-5'-phosphate decarboxylase; the protein is MAKDVIIACDFPGAKETFRFLDLFTQEKPFLKIGMELFYAEGPSIVKEIKRRGHRIFLDLKLHDIPNTVKKAMSVLARLDVDMTNVHAAGTIEMMRAALEGLTRPDGTRPLLIAVTQLTSTSEERMQRELLIQAPINDTIVQYARNTKEAGLDGVVCSPLEAGMVKEACGTDFVTVTPGVRFADGAKGDQVRVTTPARAAEIGTDYIVVGRPITEAADPVGAYRRCVKEFMMQ
- a CDS encoding dihydroorotate dehydrogenase, which gives rise to MKMEGMDTACRPDMSVELSGLRLDNPVIPASGTFGFGAEFAEFYDLDILGSFSFKGTTREARFGNPTPRIAECREGMINAVGLQNPGVETVIAEELPHIAKIFHKPVVANISGFSVEDYAYCCEKIDAQEQVGIIEVNISCPNVKHGGMSFGTVPESAYEVTRAVKAVTTKPVYMKLSPNVTDIVSIAKACEEGGADGLTLINTLLGMRIDLRTRRPVIANTMGGFSGPAIFPVALRMVYQVAKACRIPVMGCGGVATARDVIEMMMAGATAVQVGAENLRNPYACKEIIEALPAEMERLGIARLRDIIGVA
- a CDS encoding dihydroorotate dehydrogenase electron transfer subunit, translated to MYKRATYRIRSNEPLTETVYRMVVEGDTQYLTAPGQFVNIELPGRFLRRPISVCDYDGHTITLIYKVIGEGTAQMAGMAAGGELDMLTGLGNGFSTAVKTERPLLVGGGVGVPPLYNLAKRLLAEGRRVSVVLGFNTASEVFYAEEFEALGVDVTVATADGSRGMRGFVTDVLADGCTDYDYVYACGPMPMLRALSGAIRVPGQFSFEERMGCGFGGCMGCTCHTRNGNKRICKEGPVLTTDEIIWEER